Part of the Lycium ferocissimum isolate CSIRO_LF1 chromosome 6, AGI_CSIRO_Lferr_CH_V1, whole genome shotgun sequence genome, TAGATTATGTTTGTTATGTTCCCTCATCTCAAATAagtaaaaagaacaaaaaataaattaaggaaaacaaattgaacaacttttggcttttaaaagaattgatgattatttaatgaaaagaaaaattgaatattaaaagttagttttaaatatttcataaatttattGTTGTTAAGAATTTCATatggaataataataataattataataataataataataataatgatgatgatgatgttgttttaaaattttcaaagaacatggAACATACAAAAACCATTTTCTATGCTTACAATTTTGTGTAGGTGTCTTAACTAAACATAAATgcttatatttttataaacctTTTGATAATTCAAGCAATCAATATGTACACaagattttctttaatttttttctatgcTTTTAATCTTGTGCGAATGTTAAGGATAAGGTATTTAGAATGGTAACAAGTAGATTATTAGAAGGTAGAAGTTTAGATGATAAACTTGATTAATACGAAAAAGATGTGTTGATGGCGAAAGATATAATTTACGAAATGCGGGTTTCGAAAGTTGTTTTAGTAATGGGagattttgaattttctaaatgagatagatatattattattattaaaacgGAATCAATAGGTAAAGATAAAGGATGTTTTTATTAAGATATACAATATCCTTTATTTTCTTGGTGAAGATGGCTATAGAAAGAAGATTCCTTTTAATGGAATGTTGAATCAATTGGAGGAAGGATAGTGTTAGCATTGCAAGAATATTTTGGttacaaaattcaagaaagaaaggatggaGTCCTAATTATTGTGTCTTCCAAAGAGATTACTTCAACAATTTTTAGTAGTTAATGTGCTAAAAAAAAGTTAGATAAAATTTGAAATGATTACTATTATTTCggccgcgcatcgcgcgggtacggaTACTagtaggaaaaagaagaaagggcaGGTAAAAGAGTGATACTATCATAAAATTAGGGTTTTTATTTGGGTATATCTACCCTTCCCattcctttttattcttttcaaatTCTGTATATTTGAGCTTTGGGGGCATCAAAGGACCTTTATGttactattaaaaaaataatttactcCCTCAAACGAAAAATGAGTAACCTCATTTGGACTATCAGAGTCAACACAGTATTTTGTGTGAAATTacaaattaatttatatttttaatatttcttcttgtttttttacTATACAATGTACATTTTAAcccaaattttacatttttaaatttattcttATGCTATAATGgttatttgtttttatttactTCTCCGTCTCAAATTAAGTGTAcacaaagaattttttttgaattttgtgatcttaaattaaagatgtgtgtaattctttaaattttgtggtcttaaacttgcAAGGTAggttgtttgaattgtcaaacttagtaaatatagaaagagccactctttttgggacaaaccaaaaaggaaagtaagacaaattatattgggacggagggagtattatattaccaaaaaaagaagatagttgttatatgggaaaaaggtaattttacaaagagcgtgcggttataaagttggttgttgttgttataggtaaaatgctgttaaataaaagtaaaatataacataaaaaattagtttaaaaaaaacttaactCTTATAAAAAGGTGCTATTATATGTGGAtgatgttatagagaggtctgactgtattgaaaaataatttactcCCTCAAACAAAAAATGAGTAACGTCATTTGGATTACGAGAGTCACCACAATATTTTGTGTGAAATTAGAAATTagcttatatttttattatttcttctTTAGATGTAATGACTATTTATTCTAAttgtgtattttcttttttcaggcCAAATCTGTAATAAAGATAATGATCGGAGTTTCATTATGTCTATCCTAATAAAAAAAGGAGAAGCTACACAAATACCCATCATACGCAAAGTATTTACCCTGATGTGCCCCCacacaaatcaatagcaaaaaCACCTATTCGGTACTAAAATTTTACCCGATGCGCCCCTTGCTCCTTTTGCTAAAGCTTGAGCCTTTAAgtcaatttctttttcattttgaatCATCAGTCTgccctttgttttctttcaaaatgtgagtttgtGTGTTTGCATCATTGCATGTAGATCCTTTTCCATTTATTGtttgtctttttttattttaattttttcccttttatgtttttgtctttttttcttttgaaggactaaaaaataaatataaagataaaaatattagcTAATTATTTTTAgactaataaaaatataaaataaataattagacTACAACaagaagtaataaataaaaatagttaaACTAAAGTTActagtttatttattaaaatctaAGTTAATAGaaacatatttttataattcttttttatttgcaaCGTAAACAAATTTATATCGAAAATATGACTCTATTGTTTATATTATTTTCACAAGtaaaatttactaaaaataatataaacattaaattttcaaaatgaacTTGTCCTCTACCCTGTCAGTATGATATATACCAGGTTggcatcatagaggactgagctCGTTTTCAGAGGAATTAACCGGTTcactatatgatatataccatgtgggtatcatagaggactaagGAATATTTTCCTTTGAAGAAATTAACCAGTCAtctatgataccctgtcagtatatgaAATATACCATGTGAGTATCACAGAGGACTGAGAATTGTGTCACTATGGcatcttggaatgaaaatgggTTTGATGGTTGCAACCCATATTTTGATGAACCATTTCCATATTGTGGAGGACTTCACTTTTGGCAAGATTGTGAAAATGCTCCCGGGAGAGAGATGTGTCCACCGTCTCAATCGTACGATGGgaatatttgtaatatatgtggTAGTCAAGGTGGACATTAGGGTGATTGTCCCAATTATTTTGCTCCCCCTCCCCTAAGTAGTTCTAACGAAAATGCTAGTTGTGCTTTTGAGTTTGATAGGGACAATGACATGGCAAGTGTAGGATAAAGTGCCGGATTTGAAGGCATCATGGCACTGCTCCAAACATACTTAGATCGAGAAGCTAAATGGAGGAAGAGCGAAAACTCGTCCAACAATCCATTTTAGAAAATAGAGAAGCTATAAAAAGAATGAATGATTCATTTGAGGATACCAATTCCCCAATTGTCATGGAAGTGTCGACTCCTCAAAATGAattggttgaagaagagatttcaaatttaaaagacCAACCCGAAAATTCTTGTGGCATGACGAGAGTTGTGAAATTGAAGAAGTAgttcaacttgaagaaaaagagaaaaatcttgaaaaagaaatcgccaattctcaaaaagaaaaaattgagggAATAATAAATAGCATAATGGAgaggaatgaaaaatatgagcAAATCGTGACCAAATGGTAGAAAGACGTTCAATATGGAGACGATGAAACTATCCAAAACATGGATTTCACCATGGGAGGATTTTTACAAGCTTTGGACGATTCTCACCATGAAGAAAAACTTGACAAAGTGGATATTGTGAGCCAAAATTGGCTTATGaatcaagctcaacaacttggAGTCTATGGGGATCACCGCGAAGGCATTTCACGGATGATGgaagaatttctaaaaatacatgttgggcaaagtcaagaagtgaagCTACTTGAAATTGCTATCCAGAAATTGGAGGCCGAATTGAATGCAAAGATTGAGGCATGTGATGCTCAATATCAAAGGGTCATGGAATGTAATTTTGAGATGGTTTCAATTGAAGAAGAggttatgattgattttcaagagCTAATGGTAAATTGCCAACCGACCAACCTAAAAATAATGCAAGATGCCGAGATTGAAGAATTGATActagagttgcataaaaaagttCATGAGATGGTTTTTGAAAACTCTAGTTCATTTTTTGGTAAGGATGCCCAAGAtgaggcaaatttggaatttgggcgCATTGGATCACATTCCAACCATTTTTCCACATTGTGCTTGGTTGATGATATGGTTGAACTAACCGAGCCTATGGAGGATtgtggagatgaagaagaagaaagcgtctttattttgaaatttgcaatgacaagaagacaaaatgacattcctcacttaaaggccaaaaagtgcaaaatgcgataCTCGAGAGTTGGCCTCTTTGCTTTCCTACCACCGCCTCACGAGCATCATTGgaatcttgattcaaagttgGGGCGAAAATTCATATCCTCCAAGTGGAGGGAAAAGTGGTAAAGTTAACTCATGTCGTGcagcgacgttaaatcaagcgcttggtgggaggcaacccatgttttcaaaattttaagttatttttaaaattttccttttttaaataattattttttatcatctaccaagttttacaatttttggactttatttgaaaaGGATTATGGAGTTGAGATGTGCAGATTTTGCATTGCACAGTTTGTGCTAAAAACTGCTGGTTACTTTGTCTAAATTTAAAAAGCCAAGCCTTGTGCAAATCCTAAAGGTCAATTGTTCTCTCCCATTGTTCTGCTAACTTAAAAGGACCAGGTAAGTGGCAGTTTAAAAGACCAACTCCCAAGCCCCTTTATGTTATTTCCCTTTTCACTCACAAACAGAACAACACAcgcacaaacaaaaaaaaaaaaaaaactttccaaGAAGCCATTTTCTCAGGCAATCAGGTATGCTTATCTAgttttctctcctctcctctcctctctctctatGTGCAGTGTGTGTCTTTctcatcttccttttctttttctatggTTCATTTTGGTGCTGAGTTTGGGCACAAATTGTGCGAAATtctggtgttgttgttgtttgattgaGATGAAGATAGGATAGAACTATAATTCCCAATTTTTGGGAGGGTAATTCAATCATCCCATCCTTGTAAAGAACTTGGTTAAAGTGATGCCCACAACTTGTTCGATGAATTGTCTGAGAGGGAAATTAATTCGCTgctgaagtctgagtaaccaaGCGACATTAAGAGATGTGTAGGAGTCAATTTTGATGTGTGGTTCGGGTACGAGAGGGAGTTTTGCTGAGTCTGTTCACATATGGCATAATGTGTAAATGGAAGAGGAAGTGAGTTCGACTGTAACTTTCTTTTTCCGAATGCATATTTTCATGGTTGGATATTTTATGTACTTTCATGGTAATGCTCAAGCAAAAATGGCTAGAGTTGTTCTTTTGGGTTGTTGGTTTATAAATTGCTTGagttggattaaaaaaaaaaatgagaatggaATGCTACATGGATATCTTCAGCTGTCATTGCTAATTTGGTACCATTGATTGTAATGTTGAACTTGTTAAGATTGGTACTCCTTTTTGCAGGGATGAGAATCAATTGgtattttcaattttcttatattaaatGTCCCTAGTTCATCTGAAACAATTCATGGAAGAGTTGAATAATGAGTATATGCCAGAGCTAGCCGCTGCCAAGTACACAGACTCCTCGCCCTTACATTCCTGCTCCACAACATCATTTTTTTCAGGGAGTCCCTTCTAACTTTGGCTTTCACTGTTTAGTTACATTGAGGACAATGCAACATTTTTAGTTGGTGGGTGAGACCATTTTGAtagatatttttgtgatgggGTGTGATATGTCATATGATGGATGACAATTTGGTAATTTGACTttattttggtaatttttttttattacatatttatattagtatgattgttttttttttttaactagctTCTTTGTTTTTAGACTCAATGTTTGTTTAGGACTAAAAGTGGTCTTTAGGTTATGATGTGACTTTTTGCTTTTGATCATTTGTTTCAATTGGGTTTTGGATACATATTTCACTTATTTTCAACCTTGGCATATCAAttcttgatttttaaaaaagaaaaaagattgaCGTAATGATTCTACCCTTAAATTTAGGCCTTCTTTGGATCGTTTTTGCCTTAAATTTTCTACCCTTGCATATTTTCCCTAGTCAACCCCCTTTGAgctttaaccttttctttggcAACCATGTTACAAACTTTAACCTTTTGTGCTTtattgatctattttttttgcACCCTACCTCCCTAAGTCCTTTGAAAGTGCAAAtataggctaaaagcctaagtttggGGGTGATGGTTGGATTGTAATGTGAGAGTTGCTTAAAAGGTGAgaatacttaaaaaaaaaaaaaaaaaccttccttggtattttgaaaaaaaaaaaaaaaaagaattgcaacaaaaagaagaaaaaggggaagGAAGAATAAAAGTTGTGAATAAAGGAAAGACTAGTTGGTgcaatgaaaaatgaagaaaagggcGGAAAAGTTTTGAAGGAAGTGTGCTTTGATTGTTGCAAATtgtagtgcttagggaggttttTGAGTCACTATTTCCAAATTATGCCCTACCTTAACCAAAAGCCTACATTGCAACCCCTTAAGTCCTAGTTGATTTTGAACCAAGTGTGTCTACATTAGTggagaaatacatgaagggcaagcttatggtactACTTGTGTGCATTTGAACATCTTTGTGAGAGAGAGAGCTAATTCTTTCCATTTGATATCCCATttgtgttttaaattgcattttGTGAGTTGGGATTCTCTCTTAATTGTGAGGGCACATGAGAACttgagttgtgaatttgttccaaatttcaattGAGAGGAATAAACAAAAGAATGTTGTTTTGTGATAAAGAGGAAATTTTGAAGCTTTAGTGTCATGACTTGATTGCTACTTTGATTAGTTTGGTATTTGCATACTTAAAAAGAGTTTTTGAGAAGTTGGTgattcatatgttttggattaattgttggtaCCAATCAAAGTCATGTTTTTGTGCTTAAAGTGGACCTTTTTGACTTGGTATAGTATTGGTGCACTATTGAGTTGAGTCCTTTGAAGGGAATTGTaagttttgatttgcttgaggacaagcaataatttaagtttgggggtttgataagttggtattttaccaacttatttcttctttaatcttagattgttgttatgttttgattgagaaaatagtgcatttaatgtcgtttactttCATTTTATAGGTTCATATGATTGAGAAGAGCtttggaagaaaccaagtgaaaaacaagtcaaaaagagaccaaattgaagaaaactaaaaaagtggttaaaaatgcaaaaaggggacagatttgcaaaaacGGTCAGAACTGCAAAAACTGGAATCTAAGgcatattttgtcatttttggaCTTGAAAAAATTGGGCAACTATAAAAGCAAGACttggtgaaattatttttcatctttggccatatttacaagcttggagagctagggtttttgcatccacacttggggattgaagatttgaagatcttgataagaaatttcttaatcctttactcatttcttcaattccttgatttgtattatatatctaagtgtgtagaatTTTATTTCATcactttaatcttgtttatgaaaatattcatttgcaaagttggatgaaatctcttattatgcttatgtattgaatgatttttatttctattgaagtgggtctttgttgttttaattaatcttgttctttaatgtttctaaAGGGATTAGCTAGTCCTAAAAGCCTcccatttactttgatttgaactcgagagaggaagattgaggttgagaaagaataattaacaagaatttggggttttaaaatccatctaataacttgagccaGAGATAGGAAAAttacttgagattatattgattgtgcttaatatcacactctaagggcagaaagcttagagtgaaattcattgatttggtcgagagacttttgatgagattctagagatcattatctaattagcataaactcactcatagttgtaaaatcgtgaaatacattggatcattatttgagagtaatttcccttgtatccatgctgggggtcattgatcattttacttgttttctaggttagttttgtttttgttaatttttaaatcaaaaatcaatattgaaaaagtgtttgacttagcttagttggtgataattccttacttgtttaaatcgcatTTATATTGTTCCTTGTGAATTCGATCCcaactcatagttgggtaaattttATTGCGACGACCGTATatactttctctttgaggagtggatttggacatTATCAGGGGTTatcattctcatataatacgTGGAGGGGGTATCATTTCTCAACTCTTAAATGTTAGGGGGATAAAGTGGTATTGACTCTTTGGATTACGCCTCAGTTGAAAAATGAGTAATGACAGTCAACACAATATTTGGTGTGAaattagaaattattttattttatttttatatgaaaatttaatgttcaattactaaataaaagtGTGGTTATAACTAAAAGGTAGATGCATCTATattctatatctatatataataggaGAGGCAAAACAAGGATATGATGACAAGTGTCATCACCAGAAAAATCCCAATTTTAAAaagcaaaataataaataaaacacttagcaaaattattaataaataaaaaaatgtgaaaatttattttaggaCAAGCGCTcaagataatgttgctaaaatttaggaatttttataaattgaaaACACACGTGTTTGAACACAAATTAGTTTCAGGGCCTATTTTTGTGGAactatattttcacaaaatacTCATAGGAGATAATAGCACATAAAGATAAATCTGCTAAAAATTAGGAATTagaaatttatataaatttaaaacataGTTGAACACAACTCAGTTTTAGAGTATATTTTTGTGAAACtatatttccacaaaattacttGCATATTCAACCCACGTTCTAtatctcttcttttttgttcGGACCACGTTCTccatatttaaaatacttaaattTGCAGATTACCACTCAAACTAAATTGCTTCCTTTGATCcagttttctttttaatttagaaaCTTTTATGTCCCCTCCTTTGACAAATTCATGTAGCCATTTCACatctaaaagagaaaaaaacttCAACTGCATGCACATATGCCATGGACACGAGGTACTGTATAATAACAGGAGTAACGAAACTACGTAAAGACTTCTACATGTAAGTACATTGGTGTTTATTTGTCCAGGCATATTCTTGCCTTTAATTTCATCCGAAGTCAACTTTTTACTCTTTCTTTTATCCAAAATTTCCGCAAAACTATATATGTTAAGAATGGTAGATATTGGTTGTAAAAAAGTATGAAAtgttttacatattttttttaatttctcattttgttGCAGATGATTTACGGACTGAAGGGAACTCTATCACTTATTTCTGTTATTTGTGTTTGTGATTGTTTTCGTTACAGGTATGAATTGcttttactttcaaaattttttttttaaaaaaaaaaaatacttacgAAAGTTACTAATAAATTAAACAATTTTGTGGTTCAAAACGGAGCATTCCGGTTGCAACGTGATTAGAATTTCACCTTTCATCAAATTTGCACAAAGTTTAAATCCCATATAAAGTTATTCATCTATCTGAATTGatttagaaaatataacattaaaaattTATGTGATAACTTTGAACAATGAAAGGACTTTCACTgcaaaatataagttaaaaataaaataaaaatgtatttttgaaTTAGAAAGTATATCAGCAATTAATAAAGTTTAAGCGGCTGTAATCTATTTTATATTAATAAGGATAAATATGATCTTAAAATCATatcttttattgtttcttaaaaaaaaaaaaaaatcctactCCTAACGGCTTATattatttgatatgactattgaaTTCAAATTTAAGCAAAAATTGAGTTCGAATGAAGTTCCTTATATTTGTAACATTAGATGAAACATAAATCAGTGTTACATTNNNNNNNNNNNNNNNNNNNNNNNNNNNNNNNNNNNNNNNNNNNNNNNNNNNNNNNNNNNNNNNNNNNNNNNNNNNNNNNNNNNNNNNNNNNNNNNNNNNNACAAGttcactttgaaaatttaatgtttatattatttttagtaaattttacttgtgaaaataatataaataatagagTCATATTTTCGATATAAATTTGTTTACAttgcaaataaaaaagaattataaaaatatgtttCTATTAACTtagattttaataaataaactagTAACTTTAGTttaactatttttatttattacttcttATTTGTAgtctaattatttattttatatttttattagtcTAAAAATAATTAgctaatatttttatctttatatttattttttagtccttcaaaagaaaaaaagataaaaacataaaagggaaaaaattaaaattaaaaaagacaaaCAATAAATGGAAAAGAATCTACCTGCAATGATGCAAACACacaaactcacattttgaaggaaaaaaaaaaaaaggcagacTGGTGattcaacaagaaaaagaaactgaCGTCCTACAATGAATAGCGGTGTGCACTTGACTTAAAGGCTCAAGCTTTAGCAAAAGGAACAGGGGGCACGTCGGGTAAAACTTTAGTACCGAATAGGTATTTTTGCTATTTAAATGTATGGGGGCACATCAGGGTAAATACTTTGCGTTTGATGGGTATTTttgtagcttttccttttttattagGATAAACATAATGAAACTCCGatcattttctttattacaGATTTGgcctgaaaaaagaaaatacacaattaaaataaatagtcattacatctaaagaagaaataacaaaaatataggctAATTTCTAATTTCACACAAAATATTGTGGTGGCTTTCGTAATCCAAATGACGTTACTCATTTTTTGTTTGAGgagtaaattatttttcaatacagtcagacctctctataacttCAACCACATATAATAGCACCTTTTTATAATAGTTAAGTTTTTCGGAAcggattttttatgttatattttacttctatttaataatattttacctataacaataataatcaaCTTTATAACCGCGGGCTCTTTATGAACTTACCTTTTTCCCATCTAATAACtatattctttttttggcaATATAATACCCCCTCCGTCCCAATAtaatttgtcttactttcctttttggtttgatcgtgaaaaatataatttttctatatttattaagtttgacaattcaaacaaccTACCTGGCAagtttaagatcacaaaatttaaaggattacacacatttttaatttaagatcacaaaattcaaaagtttttctttatttcttaaactctatgcacacttaaattgagacggagaagtaaattaaaacaaataacCATTATAGCTaaagaataaattttaaaaatgtaaaatttgggTTAAAATGTACATTGTATAgtaaaatgcaagaaaaaatattaaaaatataaactaatttgTAATTTCACACAAAATACTGTGTTGACTCTAAAATAGTCCAAATGAGGTTACTCATTTTTCGTTTGAGGgaagtaaattatttttttaatagttgGGCATAAAGCTTCTTTCAACACCGGATTTTGatgaaaaatttaagaaatcattttatcttaaaataagctctgtaaaattaattaaactcgTTTGAACAAATAGTTTATCTAATCTAAAatgtaaatttttttgaaatctatccaaacaggctctattGTTTTAATAGTAACATAAAAGTCCTTTGACGCCCTCAAAGCTCAAATATACAGAAtttgaaaagaataaaagggaaatGGGAACGGTAGATATACCCAAatcaaaaaccccaattttcttgtttttcctatAATTCATTCTTTCCGTCTTCTTCTTAATTGCAGCATTTTCCTTGTCTACGGAAGCTGATCTCTCTCATTCTGAATCTGATGCGAACACCAGATTTCAGAGAGATGCCAAATTTGGAGTATTTGGATATGTCATTTTGTACTAATCTTGAAGAGGTTGATGATTCCCTGGGGTATTGCGGTAAACTCATTCGGTTAGATTTGGGTTATTGCTCAAGCCTTAAGAGGTTTCCATGTGTTAACTTGGAATCTCTTGAATATCTGGGTCTAATGTTTTGCTACAGTTTAGAGAAATTTCCAGAGATCAAGGGAAGACGTAAGCTGGGGTTAGAGATTCACATGGATTACTTTGGGATAAGGGAAATACCATCATCTTTTTTTCAGTCTGGAGCTCATCTTACCAAGCTAGATTTGAGCTTTATGAAAAACCTTGTAGCTCTTCCAAGAGGCATTGGTATGTTGAAAAGCTTGGTGGAACTAGATGTGTCGTATTTCTCAAGCCTTGAAATCTTGCCAGAAGAGATAGGGGATTTAGAAAACTTGGAGAGGCTTGATGCCAGGTATACTCTGATTTCACGACCTCCGTCTTCCATTGCCCGGTTGAACAAGCTTAAATCCTTGagttttgaaaaatcaaaattagaaagccTCCAAGATGGAGTGTGCTTTGTGTTCCCTCAGGTGAATGGCGGATTACACTCATTGGAATATCTGGATCTCAGTTACTGCAATTTAATAGATGGAGGACTTCCGGAAGACATTGGATCCTTATCCTCTTTGAAAGAGTTGAATCTCAGGGGAAATAATTTTGAGCATTTGCCTCAAAGCATAGCCCAACTTGGTGCTCTTCAATCCTTGCACTTATCAGATTGCAAGAGGCTTAAAGAGTTGCCAGCCCAACTTGGTGCTCTTCGAATCTTGGACGTATCAGGCTGCTTCCAGCTTACACAGCTACCTGAATTTGTACAACAATTAGATAGAATAGATGCAGATTGGAGCAATGATTGGATCTGTAATTCGTTGTTTCAGAATATCTCATCATTGCAGCATGACTTCTCTGCTTCACATTCCTTGTTACTAAGAGTGTTTACCAGCAGGTGGAGGGCTATCCCAAGTTGGTTACACCACCAAGGAATGGATACAACTGTTATCCCAAGTTGGTTCCACCACCAAGGAATGGATACAAGTGTATCTGTCAATTTGTCTGAGAATTGGTACATACCTGATAACTTCTTGGGATTTGCTGTATGTTACTCTGGCGACTTCTTTTTTGAAACCACAGCTCAATTGATTCCCTTATGTGATGATGGGATGTCGAGGATGACCCAGAAACTTGTGTTATGCAATCAT contains:
- the LOC132060480 gene encoding TMV resistance protein N-like, whose translation is MDFTMGGFLQALDDSHHEEKLDKVDIVSQNWLMNQAQQLGVYGDHREGISRMMEEFLKIHVGQSQEVKLLEIAIQKLEAELNAKIEACDAQYQRVMECNFEMVSIEEEVMIDFQELMVNCQPTNLKIMQDAEIEELILELHKKVHEMVFENSSSFFGKDAQDEANLEFGRIGSHSNHFSTLCLVDDMVELTEPMEDCGDEEEESHFPCLRKLISLILNLMRTPDFREMPNLEYLDMSFCTNLEEVDDSLGYCGKLIRLDLGYCSSLKRFPCVNLESLEYLGLMFCYSLEKFPEIKGRRKLGLEIHMDYFGIREIPSSFFQSGAHLTKLDLSFMKNLVALPRGIGMLKSLVELDVSYFSSLEILPEEIGDLENLERLDARYTLISRPPSSIARLNKLKSLSFEKSKLESLQDGVCFVFPQVNGGLHSLEYLDLSYCNLIDGGLPEDIGSLSSLKELNLRGNNFEHLPQSIAQLGALQSLHLSDCKRLKELPAQLGALRILDVSGCFQLTQLPEFVQQLDRIDADWSNDWICNSLFQNISSLQHDFSASHSLLLRVFTSRWRAIPSWLHHQGMDTTVIPSWFHHQGMDTSVSVNLSENCAYAEEFMRKLPQFDQQLVKQRHETEDVEEMYTLQI